A window of the Gossypium hirsutum isolate 1008001.06 chromosome A05, Gossypium_hirsutum_v2.1, whole genome shotgun sequence genome harbors these coding sequences:
- the LOC107959875 gene encoding uncharacterized protein isoform X1, which translates to MDDELKTKAMASNSTNVNPSKDIEASKTKEEGELPDSFDDENLDCSTAQSSGTIAPPLGPNSVPSAVKLIPPNLAGNAIAGNNIAGAVDVLSQQAIPPMSQKNVEKNQLPVKSTNRSWYAPSGGSNNLVIRFSDDDSGSDSEECSRQKPVENKSNSIRDGTQRPLTSSAPKLNKVGQTSTNTARAIPKKPLSRTFISSMTKINGGANPRVAVSSVDQGSQIRSFNPRNKSLACHDLFSEQGVVSNNSKLQDLRQQIALRESELKLKAAQQHKEIVLTSTMNLDNSGGRKWIATSAYGSVDPKEPDKKRLKLGDSNFAQSNSGAQPEVHHVKSNLVSKDQKLETKSLQSKDKVDHSKKVDPVSKTKSGIKWKKKDDKLVDVSLEDASKVVKDGVDMHKNLHQSKRTSREVDPSVLANQTVALTNTSASVMQNNLRYVELNHPTKVGLSNPRSSSPSKAVRELNLSKGNDYREVTSGDKTLDPHLSKRSQTSQDTASLWNSLGNVNIPGHSNVDVDIHSLVEIEEKLDKELEEAQKHRCLCEIEERNALKAYRKAQRALIEANARCTDLYRQRELCSAHFRSLLVDDPCLLWSSRQHEHTRMGLDASDNVPENMDLVPISTHRFLPACDSLNQPGYDANIQCINIARQNLSPRHDNGRNLGSEPCSEQDASTSEPFPHNSNNAANGVRSLCSPIISADEDEGTSLMDHDSVQPSPEYQQKKKNSEVIRKSANNESNNQDSLLLEATLRSELFARLGMRTSKNIDSCFNEPSMERGAENDVESEKTQISNGSVTLSEAEKKHQFDVSGPEKPNDVMPEALVLQEKNNIPKFYASANPKDNGISVGCQFSATSIIFAPSSILRSAMGHLKAMAPVTRQRANHVYSEEVAYVNIDEMEQSGQIANSLEAICDLSRKGMGSYTCNIAIDPSWPLCIYELRGKCNNDECPFQHVKELSKRNTYMNGNDDSDSADSQLVLASCQQRSNGPTKPVKYNDVFFSPTYIVSLDILKADPLESVVPWANAHSWWKYFSICLALSSFFQKDLPTDEPFFHGDDGRIEVRGSWNRQSSYFQSRNGIAKKLSQSQASDAKAQSLEMALLVLNQEVNKVEGMKKALSLLSRSLEADPASETLWMVYLLICYSRRLFVGKDDMFSFAVRNNEGSYELWLMYINSRKQVDDRLGAYDAALSALCRGSSSPGKDVLHMSACILDLFLQMMDCLCMSGNVEKAIQKIYRLLPATTNSEGPCSMFTDILACLTITDKCVLWVSCIYLVIYRKLPDAVVQRLEREKELLPVKWPSFDLGNNEKKRAMQLLEMVVSCVDSYINTESFKSESDLRSAQLFALNHMKCLVALNSTDCCQSMFEKYRKVYPSCLELVLISARVPKYDSENLSFLGFQEALNNWPKGSPGIHCTWNQYAEYAQQNGKADLAKELITCWYNSVWKVEYPETENLEPIDGGNSFVSWGANSMSNSSVVVPNANETDTMFGYLNLFLYNFLQNNNVDARSAIDQALRAATPMGFNHCVKEHALFLLNDESRKGDVPISWQINTLNMYLDTARSFQVSEPLSRHFITEIEKPRVQQLVRNILSPVSSDSSLVNLVLEVWHGPSLLPQNLTQPKDLVNFVEAILALVPSNYELMFSVCKVLSQGDCFRDVSPSLMFWASSTLVDAFFHAVPIAPEFVWVKAANIMDNVPGIETILTRFYRKALAVYPFSLTLWQSYHALTDKTDDRNVMEEARERGIVLD; encoded by the exons atgGATGATGAGCTTAAAACCAAAGCAATGGCTTCAAATTCAACGAATGTAAACCCTAGCAAAGATATCGAGGCATCTAAAACTAAAGAAGAAGGCGAACTCCCTGATTCATTTGACGAC GAAAATCTGGATTGCTCCACTGCTCAGTCTAGTGGTACTATTGCCCCACCTTTGGGGCCTAATTCAGTGCCTTCTGCAGTGAAACTCATACCACCAAATCTGGCTG GGAATGCTATTGCTGGTAATAATATCGCTGGCGCTGTTGATGTTCTTTCACAACAAGCAATTCCACCAATGAGTCAGAAAAATGTTGAGAAGAATCAGTTGCCAGTTAAATCCACTAATCGTAGTTGGTATGCTCCTTCCGGAGGTAGCAATAATCTTGTAATACGCTTCTCAGATGATGATAGTGGAAGTGACTCAGAAGAATGCAGCCGACAAAAACCTGTTGAAAATAAATCCAACTCGATTAGGGATGGCACTCAGAGACCCTTAACTTCATCTGCACCAAAGTTGAACAAGGTAGGACAGACTTCAACAAATACTGCCAGAGCAATTCCCAAGAAACCTTTAAGCCGTACATTTATCTCATCAATGACCAAGATCAATGGTGGGGCCAATCCCAGGGTTGCTGTTTCTTCGGTTGATCAGGGATCACAAATTAGATCTTTTAATCCCCGCAACAAAAGTTTGGCATGCCACGATCTTTTTTCTGAGCAAGGTGTAGTTTCCAACAATAGTAAACTACAGGACTTGAGGCAGCAGATTGCACTTCGGGAAAGCGAATTGAAGCTTAAAGCTGCCCAGCAACATAAGGAAATAGTTCTGACCTCAACTATGAACCTAGACAATAGTGGAGGAAGGAAGTGGATTGCAACTTCAGCATATGGTTCAGTTGATCCAAAAGAACCAGACAAGAAACGCTTGAAACTTGGAGATTCTAATTTTGCCCAATCAAATTCAGGTGCTCAACCAGAGGTGCATCACGTAAAATCTAATTTAGTGTCAAAAGACCAAAAATTGGAGACAAAGAGTCTGCAGAGCAAGGATAAGGTTGATCATAGCAAGAAAGTAGATCCAGTAAGCAAAACCAAGTCAGGCAttaaatggaaaaagaaagatGACAAGCTGGTTGACGTTTCATTGGAAGATGCATCAAAAGTGGTGAAGGATG GTGTTGACATGCATAAAAATTTGCATCAATCCAAAAGGACCAGTAGGGAGGTTGATCCAAGTGTTTTAGCAAATCAGACTGTAGCTTTAACAAACACAAGTGCCAGTGTTATGCAAAATAACTTG AGATACGTGGAATTAAATCATCCTACTAAGGTTGGTTTAAGTAATCCACGAAGTTCTTCACCAAGCAAAGCAGTGAGAGAGCTGAATTTATCAAAAGGGAATGATTACCGTGAAGTCACATCTGGTGATAAAACACTTGATCCCCATTTAAGCAAAAGATCTCAG ACTTCTCAAGATACTGCAAGTCTGTGGAACAGTTTGGGTAATGTAAATATCCCAGGTCATTCTAATGTGGATGTAGATATACATTCTTTAGTTGAGATTGAGGAAAAACTGGACAAGGAGCTAGAGGAAGCGCAAAAGCACAGATGCTTgtgtgaaattgaagaaagaaatgcTCTTAAAGCTTACCGGAAAGCTCAGAGAGCTTTAATTGAAGCTAATGCTAGATGTACAGATCTTTATCGTCAAAGGGAACTTTGTTCGGCACACTTCAGATCTTTACTTGTGGATGATCCCTGTTTATTATGGTCTTCCAGGCAACATGAACACACTAGAATGGGATTGGATGCCTCAGACAATGTGCCTGAAAATATGGACCTTGTACCAATATCAACTCATAGATTCCTGCCTGCCTGTGACAGTCTTAATCAACCAGGGTATGATGCAAATATCCAATGTATCAATATAGCTCGTCAAAATTTGTCTCCACGGCATGATAATGGGCGAAATTTGGGTTCTGAACCATGCAGTGAGCAGGATGCTAGTACATCAGAGCCATTTCCTCATAATAGCAACAATGCTGCAAATGGAGTAAGATCTCTGTGCAGTCCAATTATTTCTGCAGATGAAGATGAAGGGACCTCTCTAATGGACCATGATTCTGTTCAACCCAGTCCTGAAtatcagcaaaaaaaaaaaaactctgaaGTAATTCGTAAGAGTGCAAATAATGAGTCTAATAATCAGGATTCTTTGCTTCTTGAAGCAACATTGAGGTCTGAACTATTTGCGCGGCTGGGAATGAGAACATCAAAGAACATTGATTCATGTTTCAATGAGCCTTCTATGGAACGAGGGGCAGAAAATGATGTTGAAAGTGAAAAGACCCAGATTAGCAATGGTAGTGTTACACTCTCAGAGGCAGAGAAAAAGCATCAATTTGATGTTTCAG GCCCTGAAAAGCCAAATGACGTTATGCCAGAAGCTTTAGTGCTCcaggaaaaaaataatattccaaaGTTTTACGCTTCAGCAAATCCAAAGGACAATGGAATTTCTGTTGGATGTCAATTTTCAGCGACATCTATCATATTTGCACCTTCTTCCATTTTGAGGAGTGCAATGGGCCATTTGAAGGCCATGGCCCCTGTTACTAGACAAAGAGCAAATCATGTCTACAGTGAAGAGGTTGCTTATGTCAACATTGATGAAATGGAGCAGTCTGGTCAGATAGCAAATTCTTTAGAGGCAATTTGTGATTTATCTAGGAAAGGAATGGGCTCCTATACGTGCAATATTGCAATTGACCCATCTTGGCCACTCTGCATTTATGAGCTCCGAGGAAAGTGCAACAATGATGAGTGCCCCTTTcaacatgttaaggagttgtctAAGAGAAATAcatacatgaatggaaatgatGATTCTGACAGTGCTG ATTCTCAGCTTGTTCTGGCATCATGTCAACAGCGAAGTAATGGTCCAACAAAACCTGTCAAATAtaatgatgttttcttttcacCAACTTATATAGTCAGCTTAGACATTTTGAAAGCTGATCCACTCGAATCTGTTGTGCCTTGGGCGAATGCACACTCCTGGTGGAAGTATTTCAGTATTTGCTTAGCTTTATCAAGCTTTTTCCAGAAAGATTTACCTACAGATGAGCCTTTCTTTCATGGGGATGATGGTCGTATTGAAGTGCGTGGCAGCTGGAATAGGCAATCCTCATATTTCCAGAGTAGAAATGGAATAGCG AAAAAACTCAGCCAAAGCCAAGCTTCAGATGCTAAGGCCCAGTCCTTGGAGATGGCTTTGCTTGTCCTCAACCAGGAGGTTAACAAAGTGGAGGGTATGAAAAAG GCTCTTTCTTTACTTTCACGGTCCCTTGAGGCTGATCCGGCTTCAGAGACTCTCTGGATGGTTTATCTGCTTATTTGCTATAGTCGTAGGCTGTTTGTTGGGAAGGATGACATGTTCTCTTTTGCG GTCAGAAACAATGAAGGATCGTATGAACTTTGGCTTATGTACATCAACAGTCGAAAACAAGTGGATGATCGGTTGGGTGCATATGATGCGGCTCTTTCAGCACTTTGTCGTGGTTCATCTTCCCCTGGAAAGGATGTACTGCATATGAGTGCATGCATCCTAGACCTGTTTTTGCAGATGATGGATTGTTTATGCATGTCTGGGAATGTTGAGAAAGCCATCCAGAAAATATATAGACTTCTCCCTGCTACGACAAATTCTGAAGGGCCTTGTTCGATGTTTACTGATATCCTCGCATGCTTAACCATTACTGACAAATGTGTATTATGGGTTTCTTGTATTTACTTGGTTATTTACAGGAAGCTGCCAGATGCTGTGGTCCAGCGGCTAGAGCGTGAGAAAGAACTTCTTCCGGTCAAATGGCCCTCTTTTGATCTGGGCAACAATGAAAAGAAAAGGGCTATGCAGTTGTTAGAAATGGTAGTAAGTTGTGTTGACTCGTACATCAATACCGAATCATTTAAGAGTGAAAGTGATCTCAGATCGGCACAACTTTTTGCTCTCAATCACATGAAGTGTTTGGTTGCACTCAATAGCACTGACTGCTGTCAAAGCATGTTTGAAAAATACAGAAAAGTTTATCCATCTTGCTTAGAACTTGTTCTGATATCAGCACGAGTGCCAAAATATGATTCTGAGAATTTGAGTTTTCTTGGGTTTCAAGAAGCCCTTAACAACTGGCCAAAAGGATCCCCTGGAATTCACTGTACCTGGAATCAATATGCTGAATATGCCCAGCAGAATGGAAAAGCCGATCTTGCGAAAGAACTCATCACATGTTGGTATAATTCCGTTTGGAAAGTTGAGTACCCTGAAACTGAAAATTTGGAACCCATAGATGGTGGGAACTCTTTTGTCTCTTGGGGAGCGAATTCAATGTCAAATTCCAGCGTTGTGGTACCTAATGCAAACGAGACAGATACAATGTTCGGATATCTTAATCTCTTTCTTTATAACTTTTTGCAAAATAATAATGTTGACGCTCGCTCAGCTATTGACCAGGCATTGAGGGCTGCCACTCCCATGGGTTTCAATCATTGTGTAAAGGAGCATGCCCTATTTTTGCTCAATGATGAGTCTCGAAAGGGTGATGTTCCTATTAGTTGGCAGATCAATACTTTGAATATGTATTTGGATACTGCTCGCTCTTTCCAAGTCTCTGAGCCACTATCTAGACATTTTATTACCGAGATTGAAAAGCCAAGAGTCCAGCAACTTGTTCGAAACATTCTCAGTCCAGTCTCGTCTGATTCTTCTCTTGTGAATTTGGTCCTTGAAGTGTGGCATGGCCCATCTCTTTTGCCCCAAAATCTAACTCAGCCGAAGGATCTAGTCAATTTTGTGGAAGCCATCTTGGCATTAGTGCCATCCAACTATGAGTTAATGTTTTCCGTGTGTAAGGTGTTAAGCCAAGGTGACTGTTTTAGGGATGTTTCTCCCAGTCTTATGTTTTGGGCTAGCTCAACCTTGGTCGATGCATTCTTTCATGCCGTCCCCATTGCACCCGAGTTTGTATGGGTGAAGGCTGCCAATATAATGGACAATGTTCCGGGCATTGAGACCATTCTTACAAGGTTTTACAGGAAGGCTTTAGCAGTATATCCATTCTCCCTAACGTTGTGGCAGTCGTATCACGCTCTAACTGATAAGACTGATGATCGGAACGTCATGGAAGAAGCGAGAGAAAGAGGTATTGTACTTGACTGA
- the LOC107959875 gene encoding uncharacterized protein isoform X2 has product MDDELKTKAMASNSTNVNPSKDIEASKTKEEGELPDSFDDENLDCSTAQSSGTIAPPLGPNSVPSAVKLIPPNLAGNAIAGNNIAGAVDVLSQQAIPPMSQKNVEKNQLPVKSTNRSWYAPSGGSNNLVIRFSDDDSGSDSEECSRQKPVENKSNSIRDGTQRPLTSSAPKLNKVGQTSTNTARAIPKKPLSRTFISSMTKINGGANPRVAVSSVDQGSQIRSFNPRNKSLACHDLFSEQGVVSNNSKLQDLRQQIALRESELKLKAAQQHKEIVLTSTMNLDNSGGRKWIATSAYGSVDPKEPDKKRLKLGDSNFAQSNSGAQPEVHHVKSNLVSKDQKLETKSLQSKDKVDHSKKVDPVSKTKSGIKWKKKDDKLVDVSLEDASKVVKDGVDMHKNLHQSKRTSREVDPSVLANQTVALTNTSASVMQNNLRYVELNHPTKVGLSNPRSSSPSKAVRELNLSKGNDYREVTSGDKTLDPHLSKRSQTSQDTASLWNSLGNVNIPGHSNVDVDIHSLVEIEEKLDKELEEAQKHRCLCEIEERNALKAYRKAQRALIEANARCTDLYRQRELCSAHFRSLLVDDPCLLWSSRQHEHTRMGLDASDNVPENMDLVPISTHRFLPACDSLNQPGEQDASTSEPFPHNSNNAANGVRSLCSPIISADEDEGTSLMDHDSVQPSPEYQQKKKNSEVIRKSANNESNNQDSLLLEATLRSELFARLGMRTSKNIDSCFNEPSMERGAENDVESEKTQISNGSVTLSEAEKKHQFDVSGPEKPNDVMPEALVLQEKNNIPKFYASANPKDNGISVGCQFSATSIIFAPSSILRSAMGHLKAMAPVTRQRANHVYSEEVAYVNIDEMEQSGQIANSLEAICDLSRKGMGSYTCNIAIDPSWPLCIYELRGKCNNDECPFQHVKELSKRNTYMNGNDDSDSADSQLVLASCQQRSNGPTKPVKYNDVFFSPTYIVSLDILKADPLESVVPWANAHSWWKYFSICLALSSFFQKDLPTDEPFFHGDDGRIEVRGSWNRQSSYFQSRNGIAKKLSQSQASDAKAQSLEMALLVLNQEVNKVEGMKKALSLLSRSLEADPASETLWMVYLLICYSRRLFVGKDDMFSFAVRNNEGSYELWLMYINSRKQVDDRLGAYDAALSALCRGSSSPGKDVLHMSACILDLFLQMMDCLCMSGNVEKAIQKIYRLLPATTNSEGPCSMFTDILACLTITDKCVLWVSCIYLVIYRKLPDAVVQRLEREKELLPVKWPSFDLGNNEKKRAMQLLEMVVSCVDSYINTESFKSESDLRSAQLFALNHMKCLVALNSTDCCQSMFEKYRKVYPSCLELVLISARVPKYDSENLSFLGFQEALNNWPKGSPGIHCTWNQYAEYAQQNGKADLAKELITCWYNSVWKVEYPETENLEPIDGGNSFVSWGANSMSNSSVVVPNANETDTMFGYLNLFLYNFLQNNNVDARSAIDQALRAATPMGFNHCVKEHALFLLNDESRKGDVPISWQINTLNMYLDTARSFQVSEPLSRHFITEIEKPRVQQLVRNILSPVSSDSSLVNLVLEVWHGPSLLPQNLTQPKDLVNFVEAILALVPSNYELMFSVCKVLSQGDCFRDVSPSLMFWASSTLVDAFFHAVPIAPEFVWVKAANIMDNVPGIETILTRFYRKALAVYPFSLTLWQSYHALTDKTDDRNVMEEARERGIVLD; this is encoded by the exons atgGATGATGAGCTTAAAACCAAAGCAATGGCTTCAAATTCAACGAATGTAAACCCTAGCAAAGATATCGAGGCATCTAAAACTAAAGAAGAAGGCGAACTCCCTGATTCATTTGACGAC GAAAATCTGGATTGCTCCACTGCTCAGTCTAGTGGTACTATTGCCCCACCTTTGGGGCCTAATTCAGTGCCTTCTGCAGTGAAACTCATACCACCAAATCTGGCTG GGAATGCTATTGCTGGTAATAATATCGCTGGCGCTGTTGATGTTCTTTCACAACAAGCAATTCCACCAATGAGTCAGAAAAATGTTGAGAAGAATCAGTTGCCAGTTAAATCCACTAATCGTAGTTGGTATGCTCCTTCCGGAGGTAGCAATAATCTTGTAATACGCTTCTCAGATGATGATAGTGGAAGTGACTCAGAAGAATGCAGCCGACAAAAACCTGTTGAAAATAAATCCAACTCGATTAGGGATGGCACTCAGAGACCCTTAACTTCATCTGCACCAAAGTTGAACAAGGTAGGACAGACTTCAACAAATACTGCCAGAGCAATTCCCAAGAAACCTTTAAGCCGTACATTTATCTCATCAATGACCAAGATCAATGGTGGGGCCAATCCCAGGGTTGCTGTTTCTTCGGTTGATCAGGGATCACAAATTAGATCTTTTAATCCCCGCAACAAAAGTTTGGCATGCCACGATCTTTTTTCTGAGCAAGGTGTAGTTTCCAACAATAGTAAACTACAGGACTTGAGGCAGCAGATTGCACTTCGGGAAAGCGAATTGAAGCTTAAAGCTGCCCAGCAACATAAGGAAATAGTTCTGACCTCAACTATGAACCTAGACAATAGTGGAGGAAGGAAGTGGATTGCAACTTCAGCATATGGTTCAGTTGATCCAAAAGAACCAGACAAGAAACGCTTGAAACTTGGAGATTCTAATTTTGCCCAATCAAATTCAGGTGCTCAACCAGAGGTGCATCACGTAAAATCTAATTTAGTGTCAAAAGACCAAAAATTGGAGACAAAGAGTCTGCAGAGCAAGGATAAGGTTGATCATAGCAAGAAAGTAGATCCAGTAAGCAAAACCAAGTCAGGCAttaaatggaaaaagaaagatGACAAGCTGGTTGACGTTTCATTGGAAGATGCATCAAAAGTGGTGAAGGATG GTGTTGACATGCATAAAAATTTGCATCAATCCAAAAGGACCAGTAGGGAGGTTGATCCAAGTGTTTTAGCAAATCAGACTGTAGCTTTAACAAACACAAGTGCCAGTGTTATGCAAAATAACTTG AGATACGTGGAATTAAATCATCCTACTAAGGTTGGTTTAAGTAATCCACGAAGTTCTTCACCAAGCAAAGCAGTGAGAGAGCTGAATTTATCAAAAGGGAATGATTACCGTGAAGTCACATCTGGTGATAAAACACTTGATCCCCATTTAAGCAAAAGATCTCAG ACTTCTCAAGATACTGCAAGTCTGTGGAACAGTTTGGGTAATGTAAATATCCCAGGTCATTCTAATGTGGATGTAGATATACATTCTTTAGTTGAGATTGAGGAAAAACTGGACAAGGAGCTAGAGGAAGCGCAAAAGCACAGATGCTTgtgtgaaattgaagaaagaaatgcTCTTAAAGCTTACCGGAAAGCTCAGAGAGCTTTAATTGAAGCTAATGCTAGATGTACAGATCTTTATCGTCAAAGGGAACTTTGTTCGGCACACTTCAGATCTTTACTTGTGGATGATCCCTGTTTATTATGGTCTTCCAGGCAACATGAACACACTAGAATGGGATTGGATGCCTCAGACAATGTGCCTGAAAATATGGACCTTGTACCAATATCAACTCATAGATTCCTGCCTGCCTGTGACAGTCTTAATCAACCAGG TGAGCAGGATGCTAGTACATCAGAGCCATTTCCTCATAATAGCAACAATGCTGCAAATGGAGTAAGATCTCTGTGCAGTCCAATTATTTCTGCAGATGAAGATGAAGGGACCTCTCTAATGGACCATGATTCTGTTCAACCCAGTCCTGAAtatcagcaaaaaaaaaaaaactctgaaGTAATTCGTAAGAGTGCAAATAATGAGTCTAATAATCAGGATTCTTTGCTTCTTGAAGCAACATTGAGGTCTGAACTATTTGCGCGGCTGGGAATGAGAACATCAAAGAACATTGATTCATGTTTCAATGAGCCTTCTATGGAACGAGGGGCAGAAAATGATGTTGAAAGTGAAAAGACCCAGATTAGCAATGGTAGTGTTACACTCTCAGAGGCAGAGAAAAAGCATCAATTTGATGTTTCAG GCCCTGAAAAGCCAAATGACGTTATGCCAGAAGCTTTAGTGCTCcaggaaaaaaataatattccaaaGTTTTACGCTTCAGCAAATCCAAAGGACAATGGAATTTCTGTTGGATGTCAATTTTCAGCGACATCTATCATATTTGCACCTTCTTCCATTTTGAGGAGTGCAATGGGCCATTTGAAGGCCATGGCCCCTGTTACTAGACAAAGAGCAAATCATGTCTACAGTGAAGAGGTTGCTTATGTCAACATTGATGAAATGGAGCAGTCTGGTCAGATAGCAAATTCTTTAGAGGCAATTTGTGATTTATCTAGGAAAGGAATGGGCTCCTATACGTGCAATATTGCAATTGACCCATCTTGGCCACTCTGCATTTATGAGCTCCGAGGAAAGTGCAACAATGATGAGTGCCCCTTTcaacatgttaaggagttgtctAAGAGAAATAcatacatgaatggaaatgatGATTCTGACAGTGCTG ATTCTCAGCTTGTTCTGGCATCATGTCAACAGCGAAGTAATGGTCCAACAAAACCTGTCAAATAtaatgatgttttcttttcacCAACTTATATAGTCAGCTTAGACATTTTGAAAGCTGATCCACTCGAATCTGTTGTGCCTTGGGCGAATGCACACTCCTGGTGGAAGTATTTCAGTATTTGCTTAGCTTTATCAAGCTTTTTCCAGAAAGATTTACCTACAGATGAGCCTTTCTTTCATGGGGATGATGGTCGTATTGAAGTGCGTGGCAGCTGGAATAGGCAATCCTCATATTTCCAGAGTAGAAATGGAATAGCG AAAAAACTCAGCCAAAGCCAAGCTTCAGATGCTAAGGCCCAGTCCTTGGAGATGGCTTTGCTTGTCCTCAACCAGGAGGTTAACAAAGTGGAGGGTATGAAAAAG GCTCTTTCTTTACTTTCACGGTCCCTTGAGGCTGATCCGGCTTCAGAGACTCTCTGGATGGTTTATCTGCTTATTTGCTATAGTCGTAGGCTGTTTGTTGGGAAGGATGACATGTTCTCTTTTGCG GTCAGAAACAATGAAGGATCGTATGAACTTTGGCTTATGTACATCAACAGTCGAAAACAAGTGGATGATCGGTTGGGTGCATATGATGCGGCTCTTTCAGCACTTTGTCGTGGTTCATCTTCCCCTGGAAAGGATGTACTGCATATGAGTGCATGCATCCTAGACCTGTTTTTGCAGATGATGGATTGTTTATGCATGTCTGGGAATGTTGAGAAAGCCATCCAGAAAATATATAGACTTCTCCCTGCTACGACAAATTCTGAAGGGCCTTGTTCGATGTTTACTGATATCCTCGCATGCTTAACCATTACTGACAAATGTGTATTATGGGTTTCTTGTATTTACTTGGTTATTTACAGGAAGCTGCCAGATGCTGTGGTCCAGCGGCTAGAGCGTGAGAAAGAACTTCTTCCGGTCAAATGGCCCTCTTTTGATCTGGGCAACAATGAAAAGAAAAGGGCTATGCAGTTGTTAGAAATGGTAGTAAGTTGTGTTGACTCGTACATCAATACCGAATCATTTAAGAGTGAAAGTGATCTCAGATCGGCACAACTTTTTGCTCTCAATCACATGAAGTGTTTGGTTGCACTCAATAGCACTGACTGCTGTCAAAGCATGTTTGAAAAATACAGAAAAGTTTATCCATCTTGCTTAGAACTTGTTCTGATATCAGCACGAGTGCCAAAATATGATTCTGAGAATTTGAGTTTTCTTGGGTTTCAAGAAGCCCTTAACAACTGGCCAAAAGGATCCCCTGGAATTCACTGTACCTGGAATCAATATGCTGAATATGCCCAGCAGAATGGAAAAGCCGATCTTGCGAAAGAACTCATCACATGTTGGTATAATTCCGTTTGGAAAGTTGAGTACCCTGAAACTGAAAATTTGGAACCCATAGATGGTGGGAACTCTTTTGTCTCTTGGGGAGCGAATTCAATGTCAAATTCCAGCGTTGTGGTACCTAATGCAAACGAGACAGATACAATGTTCGGATATCTTAATCTCTTTCTTTATAACTTTTTGCAAAATAATAATGTTGACGCTCGCTCAGCTATTGACCAGGCATTGAGGGCTGCCACTCCCATGGGTTTCAATCATTGTGTAAAGGAGCATGCCCTATTTTTGCTCAATGATGAGTCTCGAAAGGGTGATGTTCCTATTAGTTGGCAGATCAATACTTTGAATATGTATTTGGATACTGCTCGCTCTTTCCAAGTCTCTGAGCCACTATCTAGACATTTTATTACCGAGATTGAAAAGCCAAGAGTCCAGCAACTTGTTCGAAACATTCTCAGTCCAGTCTCGTCTGATTCTTCTCTTGTGAATTTGGTCCTTGAAGTGTGGCATGGCCCATCTCTTTTGCCCCAAAATCTAACTCAGCCGAAGGATCTAGTCAATTTTGTGGAAGCCATCTTGGCATTAGTGCCATCCAACTATGAGTTAATGTTTTCCGTGTGTAAGGTGTTAAGCCAAGGTGACTGTTTTAGGGATGTTTCTCCCAGTCTTATGTTTTGGGCTAGCTCAACCTTGGTCGATGCATTCTTTCATGCCGTCCCCATTGCACCCGAGTTTGTATGGGTGAAGGCTGCCAATATAATGGACAATGTTCCGGGCATTGAGACCATTCTTACAAGGTTTTACAGGAAGGCTTTAGCAGTATATCCATTCTCCCTAACGTTGTGGCAGTCGTATCACGCTCTAACTGATAAGACTGATGATCGGAACGTCATGGAAGAAGCGAGAGAAAGAGGTATTGTACTTGACTGA